One region of Bacteroidota bacterium genomic DNA includes:
- a CDS encoding T9SS type A sorting domain-containing protein — NGKLDPGEDASIIMTIENTGTSDAADVNGLLASLSPYVSVNSGSLGFGNLAAGSFASQSYEVSVGNDTPAGHSAGFEFDISAYQGVSGNGSFFLVVGQIPVLIVDLDGNNNSADAMMQCCDNLGVGAEMVSTIPNDLNLYSSVFICLGVYPDNHVLNSQEGDALADYLNEGGNIYLEGADTWAFDTQTSVHPMFSINGDEDGNGDMSDVKGQDGTIAADLEYEYSGDNNYMDHILPLGQAFTMFKNLSPSYNCMIANDAGSYKTVGASLEFGGLDDGSSTKDELMIVILDFFGIEGIWTALPEAPGSAVSGLNIFPNPVNDHSQAILKLDVATHVDAGLYTGEGKKILSLASEEMDKGTHVLSLRETATLPQGLYLLKISTNTGHETRKLVVVH, encoded by the coding sequence CAAATGGTAAGCTTGATCCGGGTGAGGATGCAAGCATTATAATGACCATTGAAAATACAGGAACATCGGATGCTGCCGATGTGAACGGGCTTCTTGCTTCACTGAGTCCCTATGTTAGTGTCAATTCAGGTAGCCTTGGTTTCGGCAACCTTGCAGCCGGATCATTTGCATCACAAAGCTATGAAGTTAGTGTAGGGAATGATACCCCGGCAGGCCATTCTGCCGGCTTCGAATTTGATATCAGCGCCTATCAGGGTGTGAGCGGCAATGGCTCGTTCTTCCTGGTTGTAGGACAAATACCCGTTCTTATCGTTGATCTCGATGGCAACAACAACTCTGCCGATGCGATGATGCAGTGTTGCGATAATCTGGGCGTTGGCGCTGAAATGGTTTCCACTATTCCCAACGATCTGAACCTGTATTCATCTGTGTTTATCTGCCTTGGCGTCTACCCCGATAACCATGTACTGAATTCCCAGGAAGGTGATGCACTTGCCGATTATCTTAATGAAGGAGGAAATATTTACCTGGAAGGTGCAGACACCTGGGCTTTTGATACTCAAACCTCTGTCCACCCGATGTTTAGTATCAACGGCGATGAAGATGGAAACGGTGATATGTCGGATGTGAAAGGGCAGGATGGGACCATTGCAGCCGACCTGGAATATGAATACAGCGGTGATAACAACTATATGGATCATATTCTTCCGTTGGGCCAGGCATTTACGATGTTTAAAAATCTCAGTCCTTCTTACAACTGTATGATCGCCAACGACGCCGGTTCCTATAAAACCGTCGGAGCATCGCTGGAATTCGGCGGCCTGGACGACGGCTCTTCCACCAAAGACGAGCTGATGATCGTGATCCTTGATTTCTTCGGTATAGAAGGCATCTGGACTGCATTACCGGAAGCACCGGGCAGCGCAGTCAGCGGACTAAACATTTTCCCGAATCCTGTAAATGATCATTCTCAGGCCATATTAAAACTTGATGTGGCTACTCACGTTGATGCAGGATTATACACGGGCGAAGGGAAGAAAATATTATCTTTGGCCTCAGAGGAGATGGACAAAGGCACTCATGTGTTAAGCCTCCGGGAAACCGCAACCCTCCCGCAAGGCCTCTACCTCCTGAAAATATCCACCAATACCGGACATGAAACCCGGAAGTTGGTAGTCGTGCACTGA
- a CDS encoding Omp28 family outer membrane lipoprotein, protein MRITFRYLLIVLLAFTLIPSCDVEDDPYLVPEGKPGPGPDPTEKVRKLLLEEFTGHTCVNCPEGAMLAHDLKNQYGEQLILMSIHAGAFAEPSTAPYTADYRTQAGNDLNAYYNVLFYPSAMINRTKYNSQYALFTGVWQDAIEALINLPPDAHIDLSLEYEAITRTLTGNVSVEFLNDFTCDFNICFYLLESGIISAQKNDNSSVGTVPEILDYEHNHMLRDAYNGAWGTEIAAGGVSAGQVETTTFTMTLHDGWNQENCAIVAFVYNATTKEVVQAEEKEVM, encoded by the coding sequence ATGAGAATAACATTCAGATACCTGTTGATCGTTTTATTAGCATTCACTTTGATCCCATCCTGCGATGTGGAAGACGATCCCTACCTTGTGCCCGAAGGCAAACCAGGTCCGGGCCCTGACCCAACGGAGAAAGTCAGGAAACTTTTGCTGGAGGAGTTCACGGGGCACACCTGTGTCAACTGTCCGGAAGGAGCCATGCTTGCACATGACCTGAAGAATCAGTATGGAGAGCAACTCATACTGATGTCGATACATGCAGGCGCGTTTGCCGAGCCATCAACCGCGCCATACACAGCCGACTACCGTACCCAGGCAGGCAACGACCTCAATGCCTATTACAATGTCTTGTTTTACCCGAGTGCCATGATCAACCGCACGAAGTACAACAGTCAATATGCATTGTTCACCGGAGTCTGGCAAGATGCCATAGAAGCGTTGATCAACCTTCCACCCGACGCTCACATCGACCTTTCGCTTGAATATGAAGCTATAACGCGTACTCTTACGGGCAATGTATCGGTAGAATTCCTGAACGATTTCACCTGTGATTTCAACATCTGTTTTTATTTACTGGAGAGCGGCATCATTTCCGCCCAGAAAAACGATAACTCCAGTGTAGGCACTGTTCCTGAAATACTTGATTATGAGCACAACCATATGCTTCGTGATGCATACAACGGAGCCTGGGGAACGGAGATTGCCGCCGGAGGAGTAAGTGCAGGACAGGTTGAGACCACCACGTTTACCATGACCCTACACGACGGCTGGAACCAGGAAAACTGTGCTATCGTTGCCTTCGTTTATAATGCAACAACAAAAGAAGTAGTGCAGGCAGAGGAGAAGGAGGTGATGTGA